A window of Halomonas sp. H10-9-1 contains these coding sequences:
- a CDS encoding copper resistance protein B codes for MNTRIPMIAAGALLATTPLSVAQAEDGYDAPADWPAPMTEHNMAMALFDRLEYAVPDKGHEELAWDFQAWYGGDVNRVYLKSEGENVQGDGKDAEFESLELLYSRLIADFWELQGGVGYQGGVFSDDHAERGYGVIGLQGVMPYGIETDLALQVSDEGDVSASLEGEYDLRLTQRLYLQPRTEIAVAASEAEAFGVGEGLNSVRVGMRLGYEVSRRFAPYVGAYWQKQYGDTADIARHHGDPTEDTGVVAGVRLMF; via the coding sequence ATGAACACCAGAATCCCGATGATCGCCGCCGGTGCCCTACTGGCCACGACGCCGCTCTCCGTGGCCCAGGCCGAGGACGGCTACGATGCCCCGGCGGACTGGCCCGCCCCCATGACCGAACACAACATGGCCATGGCGCTGTTCGACCGGCTCGAATATGCCGTGCCCGACAAGGGTCACGAGGAGCTGGCCTGGGACTTCCAGGCCTGGTACGGCGGCGACGTCAACCGGGTCTACCTGAAGTCCGAGGGCGAGAACGTCCAGGGCGATGGCAAGGATGCCGAGTTCGAATCCCTGGAGCTGCTCTACAGCCGGCTGATCGCCGACTTCTGGGAGCTGCAGGGCGGTGTCGGCTACCAGGGCGGCGTCTTCTCCGATGACCACGCCGAGCGCGGCTACGGGGTGATCGGCCTGCAGGGGGTGATGCCCTACGGCATCGAGACCGACCTGGCGCTGCAGGTCAGCGACGAAGGCGACGTCTCGGCGAGCCTGGAGGGCGAATACGACCTGCGTCTGACTCAGCGGCTTTACCTGCAACCGCGTACCGAGATTGCCGTGGCTGCAAGCGAGGCCGAAGCGTTCGGCGTCGGCGAGGGGCTCAACTCGGTTCGCGTCGGCATGCGCCTGGGCTACGAAGTGTCGCGGCGATTCGCGCCCTATGTCGGCGCCTACTGGCAAAAACAATACGGCGATACCGCGGACATCGCCCGCCACCATGGCGACCCCACCGAGGATACCGGCGTCGTCGCCGGCGTCAGGCTGATGTTCTGA
- the lgt gene encoding prolipoprotein diacylglyceryl transferase has translation MIPYPQIDPVALAVGPLRIHWYGLMYVVGLAAAWWLGRRRAHRLGLTHDDIGDLIFYGAVGIILGGRLGYVLFYGLDQLAADPLWLFRLWEGGMSFHGGLAGVLVAAWWFARRHRLAFLQLTDFIAPLVPIGLAAGRLGNFINHELPGRVSDVPWAMVFPPMMGLGSAPRHPSALYEFALEGVVLFVVLWWVSTRPRRRGIVSGLFLVLYGTFRFAVEFVRLPDPQLGFVAFDWLTMGQLLSLPMVATGLLLLLAAQRRDPLDAVARTSRPST, from the coding sequence ATGATCCCCTACCCTCAGATCGACCCGGTGGCACTGGCGGTCGGCCCCCTGCGCATCCACTGGTATGGGCTGATGTACGTGGTGGGATTAGCCGCGGCATGGTGGCTGGGCAGGCGGCGCGCCCACCGGCTCGGCCTCACCCATGACGATATCGGCGACCTGATCTTCTATGGCGCGGTGGGGATCATCCTCGGCGGTCGACTGGGGTATGTGCTCTTCTACGGCCTCGATCAGCTGGCGGCCGATCCGCTCTGGCTGTTCAGGCTCTGGGAAGGCGGGATGAGCTTTCACGGTGGCCTTGCCGGCGTGCTGGTCGCCGCCTGGTGGTTCGCTCGCCGCCATCGCCTGGCCTTCCTCCAGCTGACCGACTTCATCGCACCGCTGGTGCCGATTGGCCTGGCGGCCGGGCGACTGGGCAACTTCATCAACCATGAGTTGCCAGGACGCGTGAGCGACGTTCCCTGGGCGATGGTCTTTCCGCCCATGATGGGGCTGGGTTCGGCGCCCCGCCATCCGTCCGCTCTCTATGAGTTTGCCCTGGAGGGCGTGGTGCTGTTCGTCGTGCTGTGGTGGGTCTCCACCCGACCGCGCCGACGCGGCATCGTCTCGGGGCTCTTCCTGGTGCTCTACGGCACCTTTCGCTTCGCGGTCGAGTTCGTGCGCCTGCCCGACCCCCAGCTGGGCTTCGTCGCCTTCGATTGGCTCACCATGGGGCAGCTGCTGTCCCTGCCGATGGTGGCGACTGGACTGCTCCTGCTGCTCGCAGCCCAGCGCCGAGACCCGCTCGATGCGGTGGCCAGAACGAGCCGACCATCGACTTGA
- a CDS encoding DUF2933 domain-containing protein: protein MEKRAQHRLMMVWLPLAGILAVGGYLLVTGHRLHLYQALPLLLLACPLMHLFLHRHHGGRHDKDDDN from the coding sequence ATGGAGAAGAGAGCACAACACCGCCTGATGATGGTCTGGCTACCGCTGGCGGGCATCCTCGCGGTGGGCGGCTACCTGCTGGTGACCGGCCATCGATTGCACCTCTATCAGGCGTTGCCGCTGCTGCTGCTCGCCTGCCCCCTGATGCATCTCTTCCTGCACCGCCACCACGGTGGCCGTCACGACAAAGACGACGATAACTGA
- a CDS encoding cation transporter — protein MSHHDHRPGVSQASLVTRSLKLTPGPSGHIAAAVTEIDALRGLDRVSYDPEHRKLHLAYDAKRLCIDDIEVVLARHGVDIGAGRWNRIKEDYYRFIDQNVKDNAKQKPWSCH, from the coding sequence ATGTCACATCACGATCACCGCCCCGGCGTTTCACAAGCGTCACTGGTCACTCGCTCGCTGAAGCTAACACCCGGGCCATCAGGGCATATCGCGGCGGCGGTAACCGAGATCGACGCGCTGCGTGGCCTCGACCGCGTGTCCTACGACCCGGAACATCGCAAACTCCACCTTGCCTACGATGCCAAGCGATTGTGTATCGATGATATCGAGGTGGTACTGGCACGCCATGGCGTAGACATCGGCGCCGGACGTTGGAACCGGATCAAGGAGGACTATTACCGCTTCATCGACCAGAACGTGAAGGACAATGCCAAGCAGAAGCCCTGGAGCTGTCATTGA
- a CDS encoding APC family permease, whose product MDRSPQYQKNSLSLVGAIALGTGVMIGAGIFALTGQMAEMTGELFPLAFLSAAMIVSFSAYSYVKMSNAYPSAGGIGMYLHKAYGPTLPTAFHALLMYFSMVIAQSFLARTFGSYTLELFDGGNRSLLVPALGVGLLIAAFLINLSANKLIQGVASVLGVIKIGGIILFGVVGVLVADTIGIRATAEAPAPEVSGFLGATALGILAFKGFTTITNSGAEIRDPHRNVGRAIIVSIALCVVIYALVGLAVASNLSLTEIIATQDYSLAAAARPALGEAAVWFTVLLAMLATAGGIIASVFAVSRMLAMLTEMKLVPHRHFHMPGSIQKHTLVYTIVLGLLLTAFFDLSRIAALGIIFYLVMDIAIHWGVLRHLRDAVAARPAILLTAIALDLVVLAGFLWVKATTDPLVLYVAAAAMAVILVAEYAFLSRRSAQDTDHHVHSHDASGSHSREDGA is encoded by the coding sequence ATGGACAGGTCGCCCCAGTACCAGAAGAACAGCCTTAGCCTTGTCGGGGCCATCGCCCTGGGAACCGGGGTAATGATCGGTGCCGGGATCTTCGCGCTGACCGGACAGATGGCCGAGATGACCGGCGAGCTGTTTCCCCTGGCCTTCCTCTCGGCGGCCATGATCGTCAGTTTCAGCGCCTACTCCTACGTCAAGATGTCCAATGCCTACCCGTCGGCCGGCGGCATCGGCATGTACCTTCACAAGGCCTATGGGCCCACCCTGCCCACGGCCTTCCATGCGCTGCTGATGTACTTCTCCATGGTGATCGCCCAGAGCTTCCTGGCGAGGACCTTCGGCTCCTATACCCTGGAGCTGTTCGATGGGGGTAACCGGTCGCTGCTGGTGCCGGCGCTGGGTGTCGGCCTGCTGATCGCCGCCTTCCTCATCAATCTCTCCGCCAACAAGCTGATCCAGGGCGTGGCGTCGGTGCTGGGGGTCATCAAGATCGGTGGCATCATCCTGTTCGGCGTGGTGGGCGTTCTGGTGGCCGACACCATCGGTATCCGGGCAACGGCCGAGGCGCCGGCACCCGAGGTCTCCGGGTTCCTGGGGGCTACCGCGCTTGGCATCCTGGCTTTCAAGGGGTTCACCACCATCACCAACAGCGGGGCCGAAATTCGCGATCCCCACCGTAACGTCGGCCGGGCCATCATCGTCTCGATCGCTCTGTGCGTGGTGATCTATGCGCTGGTGGGCCTCGCCGTCGCCAGCAACCTGTCGCTGACGGAGATCATCGCGACGCAGGACTACTCGCTGGCCGCGGCCGCACGCCCCGCCCTGGGCGAGGCCGCCGTCTGGTTCACCGTCCTGCTCGCCATGCTGGCCACGGCAGGCGGCATCATCGCCAGCGTGTTCGCGGTGTCGCGGATGCTGGCGATGCTGACCGAGATGAAGCTGGTGCCCCATCGCCATTTCCATATGCCCGGCAGCATCCAGAAGCACACCCTGGTCTATACCATCGTGCTCGGCCTGCTGCTGACAGCGTTCTTCGACCTGAGCCGCATCGCGGCACTCGGCATCATCTTCTACCTGGTGATGGATATCGCCATTCACTGGGGGGTGTTGCGGCATCTACGCGATGCGGTGGCGGCCCGCCCGGCCATCCTGCTGACCGCGATCGCCCTCGACCTGGTGGTGCTGGCAGGCTTCCTCTGGGTCAAGGCCACCACCGACCCGCTGGTGCTCTACGTTGCCGCCGCCGCGATGGCCGTCATCCTGGTGGCGGAATACGCCTTTCTTTCCCGGCGATCCGCCCAGGACACCGACCACCATGTTCATTCGCACGACGCGAGTGGCAGCCACAGCAGGGAGGATGGAGCATGA
- a CDS encoding heavy metal translocating P-type ATPase, with protein MTQDHTHEVTDPVCGMTVDPHHTDHRASHAGKTWYFCSARCQQKFEGDPDAYLQGDDTPAEQAPPGTIYTCPMHPEIRQEGPGDCPICGMALEPETVSAESGPSEELKDMTRRFWIGLALALPVLVLEMGGHVFGLDHLIAPQVSNWIQLLLATPVVVWAGRPFFVRGWRSIMRRSLNMFTLIAIGTGAALVYSLLATIVPGIFPETFRQTDGSVAVYFEAAAVIVVLVLLGQVLELRAREKTSGAIRALLDLAPATARRLDDEGQEEEVSLDKVQVGDRLRVRPGDKVPLDGEVLEGRSNIDESMVTGEPLAVRKEAGDSVIGGSINGQGSFIMRADKVGRDTMLSQIVQMVASAQRSRAPIQGLADKVAGVFVPAVILVAVVAFIAWSLWGPAPPMAFGLIAAVSVLIIACPCALGLATPMSIMVGVGRGAQAGVLIRDAEALERLEKVDTVVVDKTGTLTEGKPRVTELRPAEGFDAQELLRLAAGLERGSEHPLAQAIVDKAKDDGVSLSEATEFDSPNGKGVTGRIDGHHIALGNRLLMESEGVDLSEQAEEADRLRGDGATVIFAAVDSRLAGLLAIADPVKETTEAAIRALQADGIRVVMLTGDNRTSAEAVARRLGIDEVEAEVLPEDKGRVVQRLRDEGRVVVMAGDGVNDAPALATADVGIAMGTGTDVAIESAGVTLLRGDLTGIVEAHRLSRATMRNIRQNLFFAFVYNAAGVPIAAGILYPFTGLLLSPIIAAAAMSLSSVSVIANALRLRLVKLKSAD; from the coding sequence ATGACACAGGACCACACCCATGAGGTCACGGACCCCGTCTGCGGGATGACGGTCGATCCTCACCATACCGACCACCGCGCCTCACACGCTGGAAAGACCTGGTACTTCTGCTCGGCCAGGTGCCAGCAGAAGTTCGAAGGGGACCCTGACGCCTACCTGCAGGGCGACGACACACCGGCCGAGCAAGCGCCGCCCGGCACGATCTACACCTGCCCGATGCACCCCGAGATCCGCCAGGAGGGGCCGGGCGACTGCCCCATCTGCGGCATGGCCCTGGAGCCCGAGACGGTCTCCGCCGAGTCCGGGCCCTCCGAGGAGCTCAAGGACATGACGCGGCGCTTCTGGATCGGGCTGGCCCTGGCACTGCCGGTGCTGGTGCTGGAAATGGGCGGCCATGTGTTCGGCCTCGATCACCTGATCGCCCCCCAGGTCTCGAACTGGATCCAGCTGCTGCTCGCCACGCCGGTGGTGGTCTGGGCGGGCAGGCCCTTCTTCGTGCGCGGCTGGCGCTCCATCATGCGGCGCAGCCTCAACATGTTCACCCTGATCGCCATCGGCACCGGGGCGGCGCTGGTCTACAGCCTGCTGGCGACCATCGTGCCGGGCATCTTCCCCGAGACCTTCCGCCAAACCGACGGCTCGGTGGCGGTCTACTTCGAGGCGGCGGCGGTGATCGTGGTGCTGGTACTGCTCGGGCAGGTGCTAGAGCTACGAGCCCGGGAGAAGACCTCCGGGGCAATCCGCGCCCTGCTCGACCTGGCCCCGGCCACCGCGCGACGCCTCGATGACGAGGGCCAGGAAGAGGAAGTCTCCCTCGACAAGGTCCAGGTGGGCGACCGCCTGCGCGTGCGCCCCGGCGACAAGGTGCCGCTGGATGGCGAGGTGCTGGAGGGGCGCTCCAACATCGACGAGTCGATGGTCACCGGCGAGCCGCTGGCGGTGCGCAAGGAAGCCGGCGATAGCGTAATTGGCGGCAGCATCAACGGCCAGGGCTCGTTCATCATGCGTGCCGACAAGGTGGGCCGCGACACCATGCTGTCGCAGATCGTGCAGATGGTGGCCAGCGCGCAGCGCAGCCGGGCGCCCATCCAGGGGCTGGCCGATAAGGTGGCCGGCGTCTTCGTGCCGGCGGTGATCCTGGTGGCCGTGGTGGCCTTCATCGCCTGGTCGCTGTGGGGGCCCGCGCCACCCATGGCCTTCGGCCTGATCGCCGCGGTCAGTGTACTGATCATCGCCTGCCCTTGTGCCCTGGGGCTGGCCACTCCCATGTCGATCATGGTCGGTGTGGGACGCGGCGCCCAGGCCGGCGTGCTGATCCGCGACGCCGAGGCGCTGGAGCGCCTGGAGAAGGTCGACACCGTGGTGGTCGACAAGACCGGCACCCTGACCGAGGGCAAGCCGCGGGTCACCGAATTGCGCCCGGCCGAAGGTTTCGACGCTCAGGAACTCCTGCGACTGGCCGCGGGGCTTGAGCGCGGTAGCGAACACCCCCTCGCCCAGGCGATCGTCGACAAGGCCAAGGACGATGGCGTGAGCCTCTCGGAGGCCACGGAATTCGACTCCCCCAACGGCAAGGGCGTGACGGGCCGGATCGACGGCCACCACATCGCGCTCGGCAATCGCCTGCTGATGGAGAGCGAAGGGGTAGACCTCTCGGAGCAAGCTGAGGAGGCCGATCGGCTGCGCGGCGACGGCGCCACCGTGATCTTCGCCGCGGTGGATAGCCGCCTGGCGGGCCTGCTGGCCATCGCCGACCCGGTCAAGGAGACCACCGAGGCGGCCATCCGCGCCCTACAGGCCGACGGCATCCGGGTCGTCATGCTCACCGGCGACAACCGCACCTCCGCCGAGGCGGTGGCGCGCCGCCTGGGCATCGATGAGGTGGAGGCCGAAGTATTGCCCGAGGACAAGGGTCGCGTGGTGCAGCGCCTGCGTGACGAGGGACGCGTGGTGGTGATGGCCGGCGACGGCGTCAACGACGCCCCCGCCCTGGCCACCGCCGACGTCGGCATCGCCATGGGCACCGGCACCGACGTGGCCATCGAGAGCGCCGGCGTAACCCTGCTGCGCGGTGACCTGACCGGTATCGTCGAGGCGCATCGGCTGTCGCGAGCCACCATGCGCAACATCCGCCAGAACCTCTTCTTCGCCTTCGTCTACAACGCCGCGGGGGTACCGATTGCCGCCGGCATCCTCTACCCCTTCACCGGCCTGCTGCTGTCACCGATCATCGCCGCCGCGGCGATGTCGCTCTCCTCGGTGAGCGTGATCGCCAATGCGCTGCGGCTGAGGCTTGTGAAGCTGAAGTCCGCTGACTGA
- a CDS encoding helicase HerA-like domain-containing protein, protein MSLFDYDDDEAFGRVSGVDTGNVICLVEDVDKLRRLQINHLVVLRSSRPGQHLLGITTKILRKASLQSSSGLNEDLDESVQTVVENLVHIALIGTLLDRWKSRSNVFRRTLESVPEIDAPCFSLEGEKLTEFMTAIASPPTDDTDALKIGKYTLDEDADAWLDGNRFFQRHAVIVGGTGSGKSWTVAKLLEQVAELPMANAILFDIHGEYKPLQGDGIDHLRIAGPGDIGTGEGLEQGVVYLPYWLLTYEEMLALLVDRSDQNAPNQAMVFSKIVREHKSVTVEAQCDDRLKENFTIDSPIPYDISNVIQTFKDLDEEMVDGSGNRQKQGPFHGRLTRFVQRLEAKREDRRLGFLFEGEAETNEYDWLGKLCGTLMHGSAIRGGGGVKIVDFSEVPSDVLPLIVGLVARLLFSVQQWTAQEKRHPVAVFCDEAHLYIPNRGAGDSIVDSAVHNFERVSKEGRKYGVALVVISQRPSEVSRTVLSQCGNFIAMRLSNRDDRSVVQGLLPDSLGGIAESLPILDIGEALIVGDASLLPSRIRVDPPNSEPLSATVDFWDRWATTDSESGIESAVEAMRRQSRNTGA, encoded by the coding sequence ATGAGCTTATTTGACTACGACGATGATGAGGCATTTGGTCGAGTTAGCGGAGTTGACACCGGGAATGTTATTTGTCTTGTCGAGGATGTGGACAAGCTCCGGCGACTTCAAATCAATCACTTGGTTGTTTTGCGAAGCTCCAGACCAGGGCAGCATTTGCTTGGAATTACAACCAAGATTTTGAGAAAGGCTTCATTGCAGAGTTCAAGTGGTCTGAATGAAGATCTCGACGAGTCAGTGCAAACAGTAGTCGAAAACCTAGTCCACATCGCTCTTATTGGGACTCTGCTTGATCGCTGGAAATCGCGTTCAAATGTCTTTCGGCGTACTTTGGAATCAGTGCCCGAAATTGATGCTCCCTGTTTCTCCTTAGAAGGGGAAAAGCTAACGGAGTTCATGACCGCGATTGCATCTCCCCCGACTGACGACACCGATGCGTTAAAAATCGGCAAATACACCTTGGACGAAGATGCTGATGCATGGCTTGATGGAAACAGGTTTTTTCAGCGCCATGCGGTAATTGTAGGGGGCACGGGATCGGGAAAGTCGTGGACGGTGGCAAAGCTCTTAGAGCAAGTAGCTGAACTGCCTATGGCAAACGCTATATTGTTCGATATTCATGGTGAATATAAACCGCTACAGGGGGATGGCATCGATCATTTGCGAATTGCCGGCCCAGGCGACATTGGAACCGGTGAGGGTCTGGAACAAGGCGTAGTTTATCTGCCTTATTGGCTTCTAACCTATGAGGAGATGCTTGCCCTTCTTGTTGATAGAAGCGACCAAAACGCACCTAACCAGGCCATGGTTTTTTCCAAAATCGTACGTGAACATAAGTCTGTCACAGTAGAAGCACAGTGCGACGACCGCCTGAAAGAAAATTTCACCATTGACAGCCCAATTCCCTACGATATTTCCAATGTTATCCAGACATTTAAGGATTTAGATGAGGAAATGGTGGATGGGTCGGGCAACAGACAAAAGCAGGGTCCATTCCATGGACGCTTAACTCGTTTTGTTCAAAGGTTAGAGGCGAAACGAGAAGATCGTCGGTTAGGTTTCCTGTTTGAAGGGGAGGCCGAGACAAACGAATACGATTGGCTTGGAAAACTTTGTGGCACGCTCATGCACGGCTCGGCTATTCGGGGTGGTGGTGGAGTGAAAATCGTCGATTTTTCCGAAGTGCCCTCCGATGTTCTCCCCCTGATAGTCGGTTTGGTCGCGCGCTTGCTGTTCTCCGTGCAGCAGTGGACTGCCCAAGAAAAGAGGCATCCTGTAGCAGTGTTTTGTGACGAAGCACATTTGTACATCCCAAACAGAGGCGCTGGAGATTCAATCGTCGATTCGGCGGTTCACAATTTTGAGCGAGTATCTAAGGAGGGCCGAAAGTACGGTGTCGCCTTAGTGGTAATTAGCCAACGACCTTCGGAGGTCAGTCGAACGGTGCTTAGTCAATGTGGAAACTTCATAGCCATGCGACTCTCGAACCGTGATGACCGCAGCGTCGTTCAGGGCCTGTTGCCAGATAGCCTAGGAGGCATTGCCGAAAGCCTCCCGATTCTTGATATAGGTGAGGCTCTCATTGTAGGCGACGCCTCGTTGCTTCCCAGCAGAATTCGAGTTGATCCGCCTAATTCAGAGCCTCTCAGCGCAACCGTAGATTTTTGGGATCGCTGGGCGACGACGGATTCTGAAAGTGGCATCGAAAGCGCGGTAGAAGCTATGCGGCGACAGTCGCGCAATACCGGCGCATAG
- a CDS encoding SIR2 family protein has translation MSEQLEIVAGLAQRYLSEKPTFVLGSGASIALGLPGMEELGDTLLSEVCPENADEASQWGSFEESFSASKDLEGALNEVHLAPRLLDEVVLKTWSLISMRDLIAYREIVASASFHPLSDAFRHFLRVADPKLDVVTTNYDRLAEYAANAAGAQAYTGLTHGWLQQLTTANPAPSRRQINVWKVHGSLDWFVAEDRQIHGLPMMQEIFPSLKPVIVTPGVTKYLQAHLEPFRTVMAQADSCLASSRVLLCIGYGFNDEHVQPKLVNRIRQDGIPLVVLTHTLTDAARRMLFDDPPRKFLAIEKKGDGSIAYYPENIAGEEFFGINIWELGNFMRVLLEP, from the coding sequence ATGAGCGAACAGTTGGAAATTGTAGCTGGTCTTGCACAGAGATACTTGTCAGAGAAACCCACCTTCGTTTTAGGTAGCGGTGCATCGATTGCCCTAGGTCTTCCTGGTATGGAAGAGCTGGGTGATACATTGCTATCTGAGGTTTGCCCGGAAAATGCTGACGAAGCTTCACAGTGGGGGAGCTTCGAAGAAAGTTTCTCTGCAAGTAAGGATTTAGAAGGTGCTCTTAACGAAGTCCATCTTGCCCCGCGGCTTCTCGACGAGGTGGTTCTTAAGACGTGGTCGCTAATTTCTATGCGAGACCTAATCGCATATCGTGAAATCGTAGCGAGTGCTAGTTTCCACCCTTTGTCGGACGCATTTCGGCACTTTCTGCGTGTCGCCGATCCCAAGCTCGATGTTGTAACTACGAACTATGATCGTTTGGCTGAATACGCAGCCAACGCTGCAGGGGCGCAAGCGTATACGGGCCTTACCCACGGTTGGCTCCAGCAGCTTACAACCGCTAACCCTGCACCTTCTCGAAGGCAAATAAACGTTTGGAAAGTGCACGGTTCTCTTGATTGGTTTGTGGCAGAGGACAGACAGATTCACGGGCTCCCGATGATGCAGGAAATATTTCCTAGTCTGAAACCAGTAATCGTCACCCCTGGAGTGACAAAGTATCTGCAAGCTCACCTTGAGCCATTTCGTACAGTCATGGCGCAAGCAGACAGTTGCTTAGCTTCATCCCGCGTGCTGTTGTGTATTGGTTACGGCTTCAACGACGAACATGTCCAACCCAAGCTAGTCAACCGGATTAGGCAAGACGGAATTCCGTTGGTCGTTTTGACGCATACACTCACAGATGCTGCTAGAAGAATGCTATTTGATGATCCACCCAGAAAATTCCTAGCTATTGAAAAAAAAGGGGATGGCTCGATTGCCTATTACCCCGAAAATATCGCCGGTGAGGAGTTTTTTGGAATAAATATCTGGGAGCTGGGTAATTTCATGAGGGTGTTGTTGGAGCCATAA
- a CDS encoding nucleoside deaminase codes for MIDDTDMTHLERCVALAEKGLEAGDEPFGSVLVSGDGEELAEDHNHVAGGDATQHPEFFLARWAAEHLTPEQRARATVYTSGEHCPMCAAAHGWVGLGRIVYASSSQQLIGWLEEMGVTPAPVAPLPIQQVVPNAVVEGPVPAFAERNRELHRRLHGA; via the coding sequence ATGATCGATGACACGGACATGACCCACCTGGAGCGCTGCGTGGCACTGGCGGAGAAAGGCCTGGAGGCGGGCGACGAACCGTTTGGCTCGGTGCTGGTGAGCGGCGACGGCGAGGAGCTGGCAGAGGACCACAACCATGTGGCCGGCGGGGACGCCACTCAGCATCCGGAGTTTTTCCTGGCACGCTGGGCCGCGGAGCACCTGACACCAGAGCAGCGCGCCAGGGCCACGGTATACACCTCGGGCGAGCACTGCCCCATGTGCGCGGCAGCCCACGGCTGGGTAGGGCTGGGGCGCATCGTCTACGCCAGTTCCTCGCAGCAGCTGATCGGTTGGCTCGAGGAGATGGGCGTCACGCCGGCGCCGGTGGCCCCGCTGCCGATCCAGCAGGTGGTGCCGAACGCGGTGGTCGAGGGGCCAGTGCCGGCCTTCGCCGAGCGGAACCGCGAACTGCACCGGCGCCTGCACGGCGCCTGA
- a CDS encoding glutathione S-transferase N-terminal domain-containing protein has product MSRTTRLQELIRLLRHRREPMPGPELAEALGVSLRTLYQEVAVLRAVGVEVVNTPGEGYVLPPEVTLPPPALAEPGAPGKAERGSAETAPAELVFYTNPLSRGGIVHWMLEELGVNYRTVTLEYGAAMKSPEYLAINPLGKVPAIRHGDTVVTESAAICAYLADAFPEARLAPPPAARGDYYRWLFFAAGPLESAIALNDLGVQPTAEQKMRLGCGDYWTLVEVLAGAVAGRSCIAGDAFSAADVYVGSHIGWGMQFGTLPRRPEFEAYWAGLAERPAQQRCAAFIEQARVTG; this is encoded by the coding sequence ATGTCACGAACCACCCGCCTGCAGGAGCTGATCCGCCTCCTGCGCCATCGCCGTGAGCCCATGCCGGGCCCTGAACTTGCCGAGGCCCTGGGCGTCTCGCTGCGCACCCTCTACCAGGAGGTCGCCGTGCTGCGCGCGGTGGGCGTCGAGGTGGTCAACACGCCCGGCGAGGGCTATGTGCTGCCGCCCGAGGTGACGCTGCCGCCGCCGGCGCTGGCGGAGCCCGGTGCGCCCGGGAAAGCCGAGAGAGGCTCGGCCGAGACGGCGCCCGCGGAGCTGGTGTTCTACACCAACCCGCTGTCGCGAGGTGGCATCGTCCACTGGATGCTCGAGGAACTCGGCGTCAACTACCGCACGGTGACGCTTGAGTACGGCGCCGCCATGAAGTCGCCGGAGTACCTCGCCATCAACCCCCTGGGCAAGGTGCCCGCCATCCGTCACGGCGACACCGTGGTGACCGAGTCCGCGGCGATCTGCGCCTACCTGGCCGATGCCTTCCCCGAGGCGAGGCTGGCGCCACCACCGGCCGCCAGAGGCGATTACTATCGCTGGCTGTTCTTCGCGGCCGGGCCGCTGGAGAGCGCTATTGCCCTCAATGACCTGGGTGTGCAGCCCACGGCGGAGCAGAAGATGCGGCTGGGCTGCGGCGACTACTGGACGCTGGTGGAAGTCCTGGCCGGCGCCGTGGCGGGAAGGTCCTGCATTGCCGGCGATGCCTTCAGCGCGGCCGATGTCTACGTCGGCTCGCACATCGGCTGGGGTATGCAGTTCGGCACCCTGCCGCGGCGCCCCGAGTTCGAGGCCTACTGGGCGGGACTGGCCGAGCGGCCTGCCCAGCAGCGCTGCGCGGCGTTTATCGAGCAGGCCCGAGTCACCGGTTGA